One genomic window of Oncorhynchus clarkii lewisi isolate Uvic-CL-2024 chromosome 5, UVic_Ocla_1.0, whole genome shotgun sequence includes the following:
- the LOC139410161 gene encoding C2 calcium-dependent domain-containing protein 4C-like, with protein sequence MWVLDKIRGSVETTVLRRGENGDKDGNTPAYSNVLTPDKIPDFFIPPKLVSCPPEPETLDVVKPKEGLWLSASEQTIGSKKICSPQSPRMVVKLAGDTKNLLRAANRHIIQIESADDVVAGDTNADPQSQTAMSLPYVPKTQTSYGFATLMESPHTRRKESLFHCDQTSPLTSPNCQRKGKSSVSEGNHLNPPVFNASYNPYRYFSGGESDTCSSAESSPFSSPLLSRSASLLKIFTHETQAKVVKAKSKFARHSSLSTDECSSAEPSPNVPRRLHSPSLHGSGPSDREHTINLQNGGRVRLSADYDAGTARLRIRVLAAEELYDKVYDIKSINCCVSLYLNPGKLQKQRSTIIKNSRNPVFNEDFFFDSVTSVQVKNLAVKIKVVNKGTSLKRDTLLGEREIPLEKLIHDL encoded by the coding sequence ATGTGGGTTCTGGACAAGATCCGTGGGTCGGTAGAAACCACTGTACTCCGGAGGGGGGAGAATGGAGACAAGGATGGCAATACTCCAGCCTACAGCAATGTTCTCACCCCTGATAAGATCCCTGACTTCTTTATTCCCCCCAAGCTGGTCTCCTGCCCCCCAGAGCCTGAGACCCTGGACGTCGTCAAGCCCAAGGAGGGCCTTTGGCTCTCGGCCTCTGAGCAGACCATTGGCAGTAAGAAAATCTGCAGTCCTCAAAGTCCTCGTATGGTCGTCAAGCTGGCTGGGGACACCAAGAACCTGCTGAGGGCAGCAAACCGTCACATCATCCAGATAGAGAGCGCTGATGATGTGGTGGCAGGGGACACCAATGCTGACCCTCAGTCTCAGACTGCAATGTCACTGCCCTACGTCCCCAAGACCCAGACCTCCTATGGTTTTGCCACTCTGATGGAGAGCCCCCACACCCGCCGCAAGGAGTCGCTGTTTCACTGTGACCAGACCAGCCCCCTGACCTCCCCCAACTGCCAGCGGAAGGGGAAGAGCAGCGTCAGCGAGGGCAACCACCTCAACCCCCCTGTCTTCAACGCCTCTTACAACCCGTACCGCTACTTTAGTGGAGGGGAGAGTGACACCTGTTCCTCAGCTGAGTCCTCTCCCTTCAGCTCCCCGCTGCTCTCCCGCTCTGCCTCGCTGCTCAAGATCTTCACACATGAGACGCAGGCCAAGGTGGTGAAGGCCAAGAGCAAGTTTGCCCGCCACAGCTCCTTATCCACAGACGAGTGCAGCTCGGCCGAGCCCAGTCCCAATGTGCCGCGACGTCTCCACTCCCCTTCCCTCCACGGTAGTGGGCCGTCGGACCGTGAGCACACCATTAACCTGCAGAATGGCGGCAGGGTGAGGCTAAGCGCCGACTACGATGCAGGCACAGCCCGCCTGCGCATCCGTGTTCTGGCTGCCGAAGAGCTATACGACAAGGTGTACGACATCAAGAGCATCAACTGCTGCGTGTCGCTGTACCTGAACCCTGGCAAGCTGCAGAAACAGAGGAGCACTATCATCAAGAACAGCCGGAATCCTGTGTTCAATGAGGACTTCTTCTTTGACTCTGTGACCTCCGTGCAGGTGAAGAACCTGGCAGTGAAGATCAAGGTGGTGAATAAGGGCACCAGCCTGAAGAGAGACACTCTGCTCGGGGAGAGAGAGATCCCTCTGGAGAAGCTGATCCATGACCTCTAG